A part of Fusarium oxysporum Fo47 chromosome III, complete sequence genomic DNA contains:
- a CDS encoding pyridoxal phosphate-dependent transferase yields the protein MKFERMPIEIESPEEYGYDKIKYNLSESSVTDQTLESLDIKIPNLTLLYNEHRGETKLRKLVADDAGVSADDVLITSGAAGALFIITTSQLGSTPNSERNHLVVVRPNYATNLETPKAVGCEISYIDVTFENGFQPNIDEVEAAIKANTRLVSVTCPHNPTGSTLSREALDRLVAITKKKGVLLLVDETYRDIAFAEKLPVAASMGDHVLSVCSLSKSFGMPGVRIGWLITTNKTLQETFLAAKEQISISGSVINEWIATDVLSRREKILSDTTHEMRARLQMVESWIESEELLEWVKPTGGVVCFSRIKQEPKGGFSAFYERLLNKHATYVGPGHWFEMSDSFFRLGYGWPTREELEGGMKAISAALRDE from the coding sequence ATGAAGTTTGAGCGCATGCccattgagattgagtcGCCCGAGGAGTATGGCTACGACAAGATCAAGTACAATCTCTCAGAAAGTTCCGTTACCGACCAGACACTCGAGTCACTGGATATCAAGATACCGAATCTCACCCTGCTGTACAATGAACACCGCGGCGAGACCAAGCTGCGAAAGCTCGTCGCCGACGACGCTGGTGTGAGTGCTGACGACGTTCTTATCACGTCAGGGGCTGCTGGGGCGCTGTTCATCATCACGACCTCTCAATTGGGTAGCACCCCCAACTCAGAGCGTAACCATCTTGTCGTGGTGCGTCCCAACTATGCAACCAATCTGGAAACTCCCAAGGCTGTTGGCTGCGAGATCTCATATATCGATGTTACTTTTGAGAATGGCTTCCAGCCCAACATCgacgaggttgaggctgCTATCAAGGCCAACACTCGGCTGGTCTCGGTGACATGCCCACATAACCCTACTGGCTCCACCCTCTCTCGAGAGGCGCTCGATAGGCTTGTTGCTATcacaaagaagaagggcgtTTTGTTACTCGTCGATGAGACGTATCGGGATATCGCATTTGCCGAAAAGCTCCCTGTCGCCGCCTCTATGGGCGATCATGTTCTGAGCGTTTGCTCGCTGTCAAAGTCCTTTGGCATGCCTGGAGTCCGCATCGGTTGGCTCATCACCACGAACAAGACACTTCAGGAAACATTTCTTGCTGCAAAGGAACAGATCAGCATCAGTGGCAGTGTCATCAACGAGTGGATCGCCACCGATGTCTTGTCCCGGCGTGAGAAGATCTTGAGCGACACAACGCATGAGATGAGGGCCCGACTTCAGATGGTTGAGTCTTGGATCGAAAGCGAGGAGCTGCTGGAATGGGTCAAGCCGACTGGAGGCGTTGTCTGCTTTTCCCGTATCAAGCAGGAACCCAAAGGTGGGTTTTCGGCGTTCTACGAGaggcttctcaacaagcatgCGACATATGTTGGACCTGGTCATTGGTTTGAAATGTCAGATAGCTTTTTCAGGCTCGGCTATGGATGGCCCACTCGGGAGGAGCTTGAAGGAGGCATGAAGGCAATCTCTGCTGCGCTGCGAGATGAGTAG
- a CDS encoding fungal-specific transcription factor domain-containing protein — MRSFPSGCWTCKLRHRKCDLQIPACRECTDRCIPCHGYGSKPTWMDGSAAEHEELERIKRAVKQHLKKLRRVHRNQILGRDVQPERRAQIQTPPAPDATELSSPSLSEEAVDPGYDNSESPKTLVDAGNSLSLPRRLIQEEEAAQPVSPSQDPNPLYVLPPRLASLIMYYLDHVFVWQFPYFQPRSWLGNRGWLLIFLSNGGSLSHAALALSTLHRDASQKKCSYSQEAFEFHSKALRELRKLSQHTETETLLSDRTKLAEFIAASLTLISFEVFNGAEYDWVPHLDAVTAVLAMHSPDALLLTSSSPENTLPSPINTSRDDDPHQSQADFNFLVAEALWHDILACATTGRVPRIPYRQWLEGSGLEMADLMGCYNWVMCAIGDLAHLQAWKKDMKQQGRLSVPELARRGQRIEKRLQDGITELKRTANAGASIRGNIPPAPWVSHIFALASLVLSSTIVSGPWALLPEVKDAISESIIVLRDWPQAIPLRGLVWPLYIIGCLAEPSLQGVFESLLSSVLDESGGFGNSGTVIKLLKSSWAAPPNYNHDGLELVFQTGGNVLLT, encoded by the exons ATGAGATCATTCCCGAGTGGATGCTGGACTTGCAAACTCAGACATCGGAAATGCGACCTTCAAATCCCTGCGTGTAGGGAATGCACAGACCGATGCATCCCGTGCCACGGCTACGGCTCCAAGCCTACGTGGATGGACGGATCAGCTGCCGAGCACGAAGAGCTTGAGCGAATCAAAAGGGCTGTCAAACAGCATCTTAAGAAGCTTCGAAGGGTTCACCGGAATCAGATCCTTGGAAGAGATGTGCAGCCGGAGCGACGTGCCCAGATTCAGACACCGCCAGCTCCAGATGCGACTGAACTGTCAAGTCCGTCGCTATCAGAGGAAGCGGTAGATCCTGGCTATGATAATTCTGAATCGCCAAAAACACTTGTAGATGCTGGTAATAGCCTCTCACTCCCCCGAAGGTTAAttcaagaggaagaggctgcACAACCAGTCTCTCCATCACAGGATCCCAATCCCCTTTACGTCTTACCACCCAGGCTGGCATCTCTAATCATGTACTACCTCGATCATGTGTTCGTTTGGCAGTTCCCTTACTTCCAGCCCCGGTCCTGGTTAGGCAACAGAGGCTGGCTTCTCATCTTTCTGAGCAACGGCGGCTCGCTGTCGCACGCTGCGCTTGCACTCTCCACCTTACATCGAGATGCATCCCAGAAGAAGTGCTCCTATAGCCAGGAAGCTTTTGAGTTTCACTCAAAGGCCTTGAGAGAGTTGCGTAAACTCTCGCAGCACACTGAGACCGAGACGCTCCTCAGCGATCGGACCAAGCTTGCCGAATTTATAGCAGCAAGTTTGACACTGATAAGTTTCGAG GTGTTCAATGGAGCTGAGTATGACTGGGTTCCGCACCTCGACGCTGTGACGGCTGTCCTCGCAATGCATTCGCCCGACGCCCTGCTCCTGACTTCATCGTCACCCGAAAATACTTTGCCTTCTCCAATCAATACTTCACGTGATGATGATCCACATCAATCGCAAGCTGATTTCAATTTTCTCGTGGCTGAAGCATTATGGCATGACATCTTGGCATGTGCCACGACAGGTCGAGTCCCACGAATACCTTATCGGCAATGGCTGGAAGGGTCAGGTCTTGAAATGGCTGATTTGATGGGCTGTTACAACTGGGTCATGTGTGCCATTGGAGATTTGGcacatcttcaagcttggAAGAAGGACATGAAGCAACAAGGGAGGTTAAGCGTGCCAGAGTTAGCGAGAAGGGGTCAAAGAATAGAGAAGAGACTACAAGACGGCATCACTGAACTAAAGCGAACTGCAAAT GCAGGGGCCAGTATTCGAGGCAATATTCCACCGGCGCCATGGGTCTCGCACATTTTCGCACTTGCATCACTAGTCTTGTCAAGTACAATAGTCTCCGGTCCCTGGGCATTACTCCCCGAAGTCAAAGACGCGATTTCAGAGTCAATCATTGTGCTGAGGGACTGGCCCCAAGCCATTCCTCTTCGGGGACTTGTCTGGCCACTCTATATCATTGGGTGCCTGGCCGAACCCAGTCTACAGGGCGTTTTTGAGTCACTTCTATCTAGTGTCTTGGACGAGAGTGGAGGGTTTGGGAACAGTGGTACTGTCATTAAGCTCTTAAAAAGCAGTTGGGCTGCACCGCCAAATTATAATCATGATGGGCTGGAATTGGTGTTCCAAACAGGAGGCAATGTGTTGCTCACATAG
- a CDS encoding pyridoxal phosphate-dependent transferase, which produces MVRITPFAVEQWMDAYETTPGVLNVAETCAASVSIDDLVAMSSGPAKNPIDTSTKLTYGAIPGSQTLRERIAAHCSTEGVQLAPEDVIVTQGAIGANFLALYTLIGPGDHVICVYPTYQQLYDTPRSLGAEVTLWKLKKENGFVPDVDELAGLIKPNTKMIIINNPNNPTGAPIPNNVIDRISKVAEEKGIILFSDEVYRPLFHGGASGGNDTEVPKPVTTLGYHRTIATGSMSKGYALAGIRVGWIASRDRSIITAIMLARDYTTISVSQIDDQVARFALSPEVKPALVERNITLARTNAAILKEFMDRYKSVCSWVEPKAGTTAFIRFNDKNGDPVDDVKLCLDLLDKAKLLFVAGSRCFGGDADFKGYVRMGYVCETDVLVAGLKELGAYIDRVLV; this is translated from the exons ATGGTTCGCATCACCCCTTTCGCCGTGGAGCAATGGATGGACGCCTATGAAACAACCCCAGGCGTCCTGAATGTTGCCGAAACATGCGCCGCTTCCGTGTCCATCGATGACTTGGTCGCCATGTCTAGTGGTCCCGCCAAGAACCCCATTGACACAAGCACCAAGCTTACTTATGGCGCAATTCCTGGATCCCAGACTCTCCGAGAACGCATTGCTGCCCACTGCAGCACCGAGGGCGTGCAGCTGGCGCCCGAGGATGTCATCGTCACTCAAGGCGCTATCGGCGCCAACTTCTTGGCCTTATATACGCTGATAGGTCCTGGTGACCATGTCATCTGTGTTTATCCGACATACCAGCAGCTCTACGACACTCCCCGTAGCCTCGGGGCTGAAGTGACTCTGtggaagctgaagaaggagaatGGCTTTGTCCCTGATGTCGATGAATTGGCCGGTCTCATCAAGCCAAACACCAAG ATGATAATCATCAACAATCCCAACAACCCAACTGGAGCACCAATCCCAAACAATGTTATCGACCGTATCTCCAAGGTTGCAGAGGAGAAAGGtatcatcctcttctctgaTGAGGTATACCGACCGCTCTTCCACGGTGGTGCTTCTGGCGGCAATGACACTGAGGTGCCCAAGCCAGTAACGACACTAGGGTACCACAGAACTATTGCAACGGGATCGATGTCTAAGGGCTATGCGCTAGCAGGCATCCGCGTCGGCTGGATTGCCAGCCGGGATCGGTCCATCATCACTGCTATCATGCTAGCACGCGACTATACCACTATCAGCGTCTCCCAGATCGACGATCAGGTTGCCAGATTCGCCCTGTCGCCTGAGGTCAAGCCCGCGTTGGTAGAGCGGAATATCACACTCGCCAGGACAAACGCAGCCATCCTCAAGGAATTCATGGACCGTTACAAGTCTGTTTGTTCGTGGGTGGAGCCCAAGGCCGGCACAACAGCCTTTATCCGCTTCAATGACAAGAATGGGGATCCTGTGGATGATGTCAAGCTTTGTCTTGACTTATTGGACAAGGCCAAGCTCCTATTTGTGGCGGGATCTCGCTGCTTTGGAGGTGATGCCGACTTCAAGGGTTATGTTCGCATGGGCTATGTCTGTGAGACGGATGTGTTAGTTGCTGGCTTGAAGGAGCTGGGGGCTTACATTGATAGAGTCTTGGTGTAG
- a CDS encoding Endoribonuclease L-PSP/chorismate mutase-like protein — protein MSKFEAVYTADACAPLPQFSQAVKYNGMVYCSGSIGIDPATDDLVPGSVTDRARMALKNLKVVLEAAGSSLDRVVKANVFLADMKDFGAFNIAWDEFFPNEPKPCRTCVAVHQLPLNTDVEIEMTASY, from the exons atgtccaaATTCGAAGCAGTCTACACGGCCGACGCTTGTGCGCCTCTCCCTCAATTCTCCCAAGCCGTCAAATACAATGGCATGGTCTACTGTAGCGGTTCCATCGGCATTGATCCTGCAACTGACGATCTGGTTCCCGGTTCTGTTACGGACCGAGCTCGCATGGCGCTCAAGAATCTCAAGGTCGTGCTCGAAGCTGCTGGCAGTAGTCTAGACCGAGTGGTGAAGGCCAATGTCTTCTTGGCTGACATGAAGGACTTCGGCGCCTTCAATATCGCGTGGGATGAGTTCTTCCCCAATGAGCCCAAGCCT TGCCGGACGTGTGTCGCTGTCCACCAGCTGCCTTTGAACactgatgttgagattgagatgaCAGCTAGCTATTGA
- a CDS encoding phospholipase C/P1 nuclease domain-containing protein, with the protein MMLKSLLLASGAIRAVHGWGVLGHATVAYIAQHFLDDDVASWAQGVLGDTSDSYLANVASWADTYRTTAAGKWSAPLHFIDAEDSPPTNCNVDYDRDCGSSGCSISAVANYTRRVGDSRLTKANKAEALKFLVHFLGDITQPLHDEAYEVGGNDIKVTFNGFSGDNLHSDWDTYMPEKLIGGHALTDAQSWANTLITDIVSGSYKSQAASWIADSDVTDPITSATAWASDANAYVCTVVMPDGAAALQEGDLYPTYYNSVIPTIELQIAKGGYRLAHWLNSIYSAKIATRSVHRLNTRKPLPDLMGRDLIPDARPLSRAKLAREAMSGSCCASGHSH; encoded by the exons ATGATGCTTAAATCTCTTCTTTTGGCCTCTGGAGCCATCCGTGCCGTTCATGGTTGGGGTGTTCTGGGTCATGCCACTGTTGCCTACATTGCTCAACACTTTCTCGACGATGATGTTGCCTCCTG GGCACAGGGCGTTCTGGGTGATACTTCGGACTCATACCTTGCCAACGTCGCCTCGTGGGCTGACACCTACCGCACAACCGCAGCGGGAAAGTGGTCAGCCCCTCTACACTTTATTGATGCAGAGGACAGCCCACCAACAAACTGCAATGTGGACTATGACCGTGACTGCGGCAGTTCTGGATGCTCCATCTCCGCTGTTGCCAACTACACTCGACGTGTAGGAGATAGTCGTCTGACAAAAGCAAACAAAGCTGAGGCTCTCAAGTTCCTCGTCCACTTTTTGGGCGATATCACCCAGCCACTACACGATGAGGCCTACGAGGTTGGCGGAAACGATATCAAGGTTACCTTCAATGGGTTCTCCGGCGATAACCTGCATTCAGACTGGGACACCTATATGCCCGAGAAATTGATTGGCGGCCACGCCTTAACTGACGCGCAATCATGGGCAAACACACTCATCACTGATATCGTCTCGGGCTCATATAAGTCccaagctgcttcttggatCGCAGACAGCGATGTGACTGATCCCATCACATCAGCCACGGCCTGGGCCTCAGATGCCAATGCTTATGTCTGTACTGTTGTCATGCCCGATGGTGCTGCAGCATTGCAAGAGGGCGATCTCTACCCAACCTATTATAACTCTGTGATCCCAACCATCGAACTACAAATTGCCAAAGGTGGTTACCGCCTGGCTCATTGGCTGAACAGCATCTACTCTGCCAAGATTGCGACTCGTTCTGTGCATAGACTGAATACACGGAAACCGCTGCCAGACTTGATGGGAAGAGATCTGATTCCTGATGCACGACCTTTGAGTCGTGCTAAACTGGCGAGAGAAGCAATGAGCGGAAGCTGTTGTGCTTCAGGACATTCTCATTGA
- a CDS encoding Endoribonuclease L-PSP/chorismate mutase-like protein encodes MASQNGEPFFLPAEKAQSLANYPHARIIQQSAKTIFVSGTSSRRGDNTVAGCTTDADGTHHLDISLQTEAVLQNIGAIIDGATNGACGLQNVVNATVFLTDMKDYAGMNTEWNKVWPDKTKAPARTCIQVAALPNERLNVEIQCTVLWAE; translated from the coding sequence ATGGCGTCCCAAAACGGCGAACCCTTCTTTCTCCCAGCTGAAAAAGCTCAATCGCTCGCCAACTATCCCCACGCTCGAATAATACAGCAATCAGCCAAGACCATTTTCGTTTCTGGCACTTCGTCACGCCGTGGCGATAATACAGTCGCCGGTTGCACTACAGACGCCGACGGAACCCACCACCTCGATATTTCCCTGCAGACAGAAGCGGTACTGCAGAACATCGGTGCTATTATTGACGGGGCAACAAACGGCGCATGCGGACTGCAGAACGTGGTCAACGCCACTGTTTTCTTGACCGACATGAAAGATTATGCTGGGATGAATACGGAGTGGAATAAGGTATGGCCGGACAAGACCAAGGCGCCTGCGAGAACCTGTATACAGGTTGCGGCTTTACCGAATGAAAGGCTGAACGTGGAAATTCAGTGCACTGTTTTGTGGGCAGAATAG